The Acidithiobacillus ferrooxidans ATCC 23270 genomic interval GAGCAGATCCGCCGTCTGGATGACATCAATCCGCAGACGGCGGCGCGCCTGGCGACACCCCTCAGTCGTTGGCAGCGTTACGATGCCCCGCGTCAGCAGGCGATGGTGACGGCCTTGAAAATATTGGCTGGTAAGCCTGGGCTTTCCCGCGATCTGGCAGAAGTCATACAGCGTTCCCATCCAGAGTAGACATCGGCATCATGCAAAGAGACTGAAGGGATGTCGACGCATCAGTTCCACGGACGGGGGATGCTCTCCAGCCGTTTCCAGTGCCGGGAGAATTTTTTGTGTTGCCGGACCTCCCGGGCATGGAGATAGCCCATCAGCATCCCCGCATTGAAGGCGAGCCCGTGCCTGCGGCTGGTAGCCAGTCCTGCAAGATGCTGCCCTGCCATATCTGCGTCATGCATTGCGCCGGAGATTTTTTGCAGGGCGGAGAGGGTCTTGATCAGCGCCTTGCTGTCTTTGCTGGGCCACATATCTCCTAGTGCGAGAATTACATAGCGCCAATTCTTGATGCGAATGCGCAGGGCATGAAGCTCGGCGGGGGTTTGGGCCGCAGCACCCGCCGCCGTCAATTTGCGGTCCTGACGCCGCAAATGCATTTCCGCGTAGTGCTGGAGGTCTTCGTCACTGTGCAATGCGGCACGCAGCAGCAGCGCCCAGATCTGCAGTATCGTAGCGGCGAGGTGACCCAGTCCGGCAGGGGTGGTTTCGGCCTGCGCGCTCAACCAGGTGTACAGGGGCGCGACCTCTGTGCCTGTCCCGGCAGCCAAAGTCGCCCAGTATTCGGCCAGCACTTCATGATCGCGCCGTATACTTTGCTGATGAAACCAGTCCGCCAATTCCTGACGGACACCCTCCAGACGCTTGTCGGTATCCAGCGCCCGGCAGAATCGCAGCACTGCGCGCAGGCTGCGGACAGCTTTGCGCAACTGATGAAAGGTCTCCGGGCTGTTACCGGCCGCATGCTGCCTGGCGGCGGTGAGGGCCTGCTGACATTGTGCGATCAACAGGCGGCTAAGTGCCTTCCCGGCATTTTCGTGTCGGCGCAGCGGTGGTGTTTTGTCCCCCAGCGCAACGGCATCGGCTGGTATCAGTCCGGCCAGACGCAACCCCCGGAACATCTTGCTCTCCCCATCAGGCAGCAACGGCAGATGGGCGCATAGCTCCGCGCCCATCTCCAATATCGCAGCAGGCTCCCCGGTCGCCAACTCCAGCTCGATTTCGAGAATCGGTTCGCACAGGCCGCTGGCAAGGATTTCTCCACGATCCAGGGCGACTACTATCTGACTGCCATCGGCACAATCCACCCGGCTTTCCAGCCGCTCAAAACGGGTTTCGAGGATGGCCTGCAGAGCCAAATCCAGAAAGGGTGCCAGCAATACCGCGGCGTCCGGGTCGGTAAACACCCGGAGGTCCGCTGCGGAGGAGGAAACGGTGACATTCCATTCGGGGCGCTGATGCAATCCGCCCACGGACTGTCCATCGGCCTTGAGGGTGGCGACCCACTCCTTACCTTCTCGACGCACCCGATACGCGAGCTTCGCGCGCCGCAAGGCGCCGTCCCGGCTGTCATAATAGACCGCATGCAGTTTCAGGGTAGGGGCTTTCCCCAGTGCGAGCAGAGGGAATTTGCAAATCCTTTCCCAGGTGACAGGGGATGGGTCCAGTATTTGCAGTTTAAGCTCCTGTTCCATATTTCCCTTCCATCACGAAACGCAGAATCTGCGCCCATTGCGGCAGATCGGCCCGGGTTTCGGCGGCGCGTAGGTCTGCCACTCCCGCACCCAGTTGCGCCGCCCTCACATAAAGTTCGCTGTCGCGCAGGGTGGCCACTACCGGCAATTGCAAATCCGCAAGAAAGGTCTGCAAATGCTGTCCGCCCTTGGTACGCGCATTCACCCGGTTGGCAATCACGCCCATGCGCACCTTTCCCTTACGAAAGCGTTTTATTTCCTTCAGTTGTTCCAGGAAGACGCGGCTGGCGTCCATATCGAAGGAAGATGGTCCGATGGGCACCAGCAACGCTTCCACCTCCCCCAGCATGTCTTCCAGACGCCCTTTCTTGAGACCGGCAGGGGCGTCAAAGACCACGAAATCCGTGGGTGGATAATCGCGGAAATCCCGGTCGGCATCGGTAATGACGGACAGCTTGGGGAGGTGTTCCGATCGTCGCCCGGCCCAGGTGCTGGACGAGCGCTGTGGGTCCAGGTCGGCGAGGAGCACCGAACCGCGCAGTGCCAGCAGGCTGGCGAGATTGGTGGCGACGGTTGTTTTTCCGGCACCTCCTTTACTGTTGAGCACCAGCACCCGGATCACTGCTCGCGCCTCTCACCCATAATGACTGCTCCTGTTGTAGTGTTCCAGCAGACGGTCCTGTGCGGATTTGCAGTTGGCATCCAGGGGGTTGCGTAAAAATTCATAATCACCATCCGCACGCATCGCCCAAGCGTTACAGTCGTCTTCCAAGTATAGCTGAAGGGTTTCCGTGAGTATGCGGGCGCGCAAGTCGGGGTCGGTAATGGGTACTGCGACTTCCAGACGGCGGAAAAGATTGCGTCCCATCCAGTCGGC includes:
- a CDS encoding CYTH and CHAD domain-containing protein, whose protein sequence is MEQELKLQILDPSPVTWERICKFPLLALGKAPTLKLHAVYYDSRDGALRRAKLAYRVRREGKEWVATLKADGQSVGGLHQRPEWNVTVSSSAADLRVFTDPDAAVLLAPFLDLALQAILETRFERLESRVDCADGSQIVVALDRGEILASGLCEPILEIELELATGEPAAILEMGAELCAHLPLLPDGESKMFRGLRLAGLIPADAVALGDKTPPLRRHENAGKALSRLLIAQCQQALTAARQHAAGNSPETFHQLRKAVRSLRAVLRFCRALDTDKRLEGVRQELADWFHQQSIRRDHEVLAEYWATLAAGTGTEVAPLYTWLSAQAETTPAGLGHLAATILQIWALLLRAALHSDEDLQHYAEMHLRRQDRKLTAAGAAAQTPAELHALRIRIKNWRYVILALGDMWPSKDSKALIKTLSALQKISGAMHDADMAGQHLAGLATSRRHGLAFNAGMLMGYLHAREVRQHKKFSRHWKRLESIPRPWN
- a CDS encoding ParA family protein, which codes for MIRVLVLNSKGGAGKTTVATNLASLLALRGSVLLADLDPQRSSSTWAGRRSEHLPKLSVITDADRDFRDYPPTDFVVFDAPAGLKKGRLEDMLGEVEALLVPIGPSSFDMDASRVFLEQLKEIKRFRKGKVRMGVIANRVNARTKGGQHLQTFLADLQLPVVATLRDSELYVRAAQLGAGVADLRAAETRADLPQWAQILRFVMEGKYGTGA